GCTCTGCGCATCCAGGGTGAGGGGCAACTGGGGGCGCACCTCGAAGGACTCACTCAGGCTCAGCACCAACAACCGCGTCAACCGCGTGATGATGTTGGCGTGAGCCGCTCCCTGAGGCGACATCTCGACAATGACCCCCTCGAGCAGCTCGACATGGTCGTCCTCATCTAGGATGCCAGACTCCAGCATCCGATGGTAGGCGTCCACCGTGAAGCGGTGCGGCGTCCCAAGTGCCGCCAGCGGTGCTTCGACCTCGACCATGTGAGGCTCCTCGCGTCCCGGAGAAGATACTCACCTCCTCCGAGCAGCGTCCACCACGCTGCCGTCCCTCATGGCAGCGCGGTGCCCCGCACGACACTCAGATGGGGTCGTGCAGCGGAGGCAGGCGCGGGCGCCCGTCCATGTCCCGGGGCACCCCGTCCCAGCGGGCCTCCGGGCGGTACTGCTGGACCTGCCGCGCCATCCACCAGGCCGCGGCGGACAGGACGCCCAGATCGTCCAGCCAGCCCAGCACGGGAATGAAATCCGGCAGCGCATCCACCGGAGACAGGAAGTAGAGCACCGCCAGCAGCCCGGCGAGCTTCTTCCACAGCGGGACACGACCGTCACTCAGGTACCGGAAGAACCGGGACCCCATTCCACGAAGACCCGAAGCATTCATGCCCCCTCTTACGGATGGGGGCCCCAATCCATTGCACCCGGCCTCCACGCGCTCGGCTCCTCGGTGAGCGGCCGACAGTCCACCCCATGACCCCACCGTGGCCCCTGCCCCCTGGGTGGCTTGCAGTTCCCCTCCATAGATTTCACGCTCGGTGACGAACGACCACGCCTCACCGGTGTGGAGGGGGTTCAGGACCCGTGGCATCAGCCTCCAAGAAGCTCGCGCGCATGCCCGCCGTGAAGGGGGCACGGAAGCTCATGCTCCAGCACCTGGAAGAGGCCGAAGCCGCCGTCGAGCGCCTGCCTCGCCCCGATGACCCGGAGGCGCTGCATGATCTCCGCGTCGCCCTGCGCCACCTGCGCACGTACCTCGCCGCCTACCGCAAGCTCTTCGCGGACACCGTGTCCGACAAGAGCCTCGAGACCCTGCGCGAGCTCACCCAGCTCACCGGCCCCGCCCGCGACGCCGAGGTCCAGGCGCAGTGGCTCGCCGAGCACTCTCGGAGCCGCCGCGCCACGACAAGCCCCGCCACGCACCTGCGCACCCGCCTCACCCAGCACCACGAGGAGCTGCTGCTCGACATCCGCGAGCGCTTCGCCCGCGACTTCCCCCGGCTCGCCGCGCGCCTGCGCCGGCAACTGAAGCGCGCCAAGGCCAGCGGTCGGCGCACCTTCGGGAAGGACACCGCGAAGCGGGTGGTGCGCCAGGGCCACCGCCTCCGAGAACGCCTGGACCGCATCGAAGGCATGGCCGACGTCGAGGGCGCGCATGCCTCCCGCATCACCGCCAAGCGCGTGCGCTACCTGCTGGAGCCCTTCGGCAAGCTGGACGGCGTGCACGACACCATCCAGCGCCTCAAGGAACTCCAGGATGCCTTCGGCGAGCTGCACGATCTCCACGTGATGCTCGAGACGATGTCCGACGTGCCCGAGAGCGCTCACGCCTCCAGGAAGCGCCGCGCGGGCTCGGAGCTGGCCGCGCTCGCCTCGACCGCGCGCCGACGGATGACCCGGCTCTACGCTCAGTCCGAGCAGCGCTGGCGCGGAGCAGAAGGTGCCGAGCTCGACGAGGCCCTCGCCCAGGCCGCCTCCACCCTCCGGAAGGCAGGGCGTTGAGGCCCGCTCGGGCGCCTACATCGGCGCGGTGCCAGCCGACACCGCGTCCTCGTCGCCCACCGGCAGCCGCACGCGGAAGCACGTCCCTCGCCCCACGGTGCTCTCCACCGAGATCTCCCCGCCCAGCGCGGTGACGATGCCGTGGCAGATGGAGAGCCCCAGCCCGGTGCCAATCCCCACCGGCCGGGTCGAGAAGAACGGATCGAAGATGAGCTTCAGGAGATCCGGCGGGATGCCATGCCCGGTGTCCTGAATCTCGATCACCACCCACCGGCCCTCGCCGCGCAGGTGCACGTCCACCTGGTTCCGCTCCGGAGCGCCCGAGTCGATGGCCTGCGCCGCGTTGATCAGCAGGTTGAGGAACACCTGTCCCAGCCGGGACTCGTTGCCCCGCACGGGAGGCACATCCTCCAGGTGCCGGTTGATCCGGGCCCGGTGCCGCAGCTCCGGAGTGACCAGGCTGAGGGACGACTCGAGCGCCCGCTTCACGTCCGCGAGCCCCTCCTCCGTCTCCACCTGCGCGAACGTCTTCAGGTCGCCCACCACGTGGCGGATGCGGGTGGTGCCCTCTCGCGCCTCCGCGAGCGCCTCGGCGCACTCTCCCAGCAGCCGCTCCACGAACGTCACATCGAGCGGCCCATCCACGCCGCTCATGGCCCGCTTCACCGCCGTCAGGTTCTCCGAGATGAAGTTCAGGTTCGACGAGACGTAGCTCAGGGGGTTGTTCACCTCGTGCGCCACCCCCGCCGCCAGCGTGCCCAGCGCCGCCAGCCGGTCGGCCTGGATCAGCCGCTGCTCCATCGCCTTGTGCTGGGTGATGTCCCGCACCAGGAAGGCCACCGTGGTGCGGTGAGGCACCCGCATGGACTCCGCGCTGAACCAGCGGTGCCCGCCCGCCACCTCCAGGCTGTACTCGAAGCGCAGCGGCTGGCCCGTCTCCAGCGTCTGCCGGAGCCGCTCCATGAAGAACGCTCCCACCTGGGGACCGTGCACCTCCATGAGCGTGCGCCCCAGGGCCTGCTCCCGAGGCAGCGTCAGCAGCAGATCCGACTGCGTCCAGATGCCGACGTAGCGGCCCTCCGCGTCGAACTCGAAGACGACGCCGTCCGTGAGCCCCAGGACGATGCGGAGCCGCGCCTCGGCGACCTCCAACTGGACGACCAGCGCGTCATCCCCTGGCCCCTGCCCCGACCCCATCCCCTGGCGGCTGGACTGTCCCATGGGTGCCTCACCGACCTCCCGCACACGCATTGAACCTCACGTAACCGCGCCAGGGTATGCACGGCCACACGATGTCGCTCGAATGCGCTGCCCTCGGCGAGACCGCCGACGCATGGGTCCCGTCCTACCCGCTCGAGAGACAGGTAGCATCCTGCCCCACGGTGTCGCAGTCCTCGGCAGCCCGGCACCTGGGCTCACGCCCCTCCGCGCGAGGCAGAGGGGCGGAGGCGTGCAGGCTCAGCTCTCCTCGGGAGTGCCGTCACCCGGCTCGGAGCCTTCCGGGGCGTCGGTGCTCTCGGTGTCGGAAGGCGCGGCTTCGGACGAGGACTCGGCGTCCTCGGTGACCGGCGCATCGCTCGAGGCGGCGCTCGTGTCGGCATCCTCGGACTCGTTGGACTCCGGCAGCTTGGAGATGCCCGTCACCTTCTCCGTGCCGTTCTCCAGCGCGATCAGCCGCACGCCCTGCGTGTTGCGGCCGATGACGGAGATCTCCTTGGCCTTCATGCGGATGAGCATTCCGCCGTTGGTGACGAGCATCACCTCGTCCCCGTCCTTCACCTGCACCAGGCCCACCACCTTGCCGTTGCGCTCGGTGGTCTTGATGTCGATGATGCCCTTGCCGCCGCGGCCCTGGACCCGGTACTCGGACTCCTCGGTGCGCTTGCCGTAGCCGTTCTCCGTCACGGTGAGGATGGTGGTGCCCTTCTCCACCACGTCGGCGCCCACCACCTCGTCGCCATCCTCCAACGTAATGCCCTTCACGCCGTAGGCCTGGCGGCCCATGGAGCGGACATCCTCCTCCGTGAAGCGGATGCTCATGCCCTGCGCGGTGGACAGCAGCACGTCCTTGCTGCCGTCGGTGATCTTCACCGCCACCAGCTCGTCCCCCTCGTCGATGCCCAGCGCGATGAGGCCGCTGGCGCGCACGTTGGCGAACGAGCTCAGGTCCGTGCGCTTCACCACGCCGCGCTTGGTGACGAAGAAGACGTAGCGGTTCTCCGGGAAGTCCCGCGTCACCAGCACCTGGGCCAGCTTCTCGCCCTCGCCGAACTGCACCAGGTTGACGATGGCCTTGCCGCGCGAGGTGCGGCTGGCCTGCGGAATCTGGTGCACCTTGAGCGAGTACAGCTTGCCCTTGGTGGTGATGGGCATCAGGTACGCGTGCGTGCTCGCCACGAACAGGTCGGTGACGAAATCGTCTTCCTTCGTCGTCGCGCCCGTCTTGCCTCGGCCGCCGCGCTTCTGGGCCCGGTACTCGCTCAGCGGCGAGCGCTTCACGTAGCCGGTGTGGGACAGGGTGACGACCATGTCCTCCTCGGCGATGAGGTCCTCGCTGGTGATCTCGGACACCTCGCCGGTGATCTCCGTGCGGCGCTTGTCGCTGTAGCGCGCGCGGATGTCCTGCAGCTCCGTCTTGATGACGTGGAGCAGGCTGCGCTCGTTGGCGAGGATGTCCCGCAGCCGGGCGATGTCCCGGATGAGGGCGAGCAGCTCCTTGAAGAGCTCCTCGCGCTGCAGGCCGGTGAGGCGCTGCAGGCGCATCTCGAGGATGTTCTGCGCCTGGTCCTCGCTGAAGCCCGCGCCCTCGTACTTGTGCTCCAGGCCCGCGTAGCTGGGCTCCTCGGCGCGCGCGCGGCTGACCAGCAGCTCCATCTGCGCCCTGGCCTGCGCGTAGTCGATGCGCGGCAGGTTGCGGAAGTTCGCGTTCTCGTACAGCGCCGGGGACAGGATGTGCATCAGGCCCCAGCGCGCCTCGTCCGGATCCTTGGAGGCGCGGATGAGGCTCACCACCAGGTCGATGAGGTCCTGCGCGACCAGCAAGCCCTCGACGATGTGCAGGCGGGCCAGCGCCTTCTTCAGCTCGTAGCGGCTGCGGCGGGTGACGACGTCGCGGCGGTGGGCGATGAAGCGGTCCAGCAGCTCCTTGAGGGTGAGCGTGCGCGGCTGCCCGCCGTCGATGGCCAGCATCACCGCGCCGAACGTCGTCTCCAGCGGGGTGGTGGCGTACAGGTTGTTGAGCACCACCCCGGAGATGGCATCGCGCTTGAGCTCGATGACGATGCGCATGCCCTGCCGGTCGCTCTCGTCGCGGATGTCGCTGATGCCCTCCAGCTTCTTCTCGCGCACCAAGTCGGCGATCTTCTCGATGAGCCGCGCCTTGTTCACCTGGTAGGGGATCTCCGTGATGATGATGGCCTCACGGTCTCCCTTCTTGCTCTCCTCGATCTCCGTCTTGCCGCGCAGGGTGATCTGCCCGCGGCCGGTGGTGTAGGCGCGGAGGATGCCCTCGCGGCCGGTGATCA
The nucleotide sequence above comes from Hyalangium gracile. Encoded proteins:
- a CDS encoding YkvA family protein, yielding MNASGLRGMGSRFFRYLSDGRVPLWKKLAGLLAVLYFLSPVDALPDFIPVLGWLDDLGVLSAAAWWMARQVQQYRPEARWDGVPRDMDGRPRLPPLHDPI
- the gyrA gene encoding DNA gyrase subunit A; translation: MADDTTDKPATPPAPPPSGPSSAGELIPVNIEDEMRRSYLDYSMSVIIGRALPDVRDGLKPVHRRVLYAMHELGNTHNRAYKKSARVVGDVIGKYHPHGDSAVYDAMVRLAQEWSLRYLLVDGQGNFGSVDGDSPAAMRYTEVRMDRLAEELLADIDKETVEFGPNYDDSLTEPLVMPSKFPNLLVNGSSGIAVGMTTNIPPHNMGEVIDGTLHLIDHPEATVQDLMQFIPGPDFPTAGMITGREGILRAYTTGRGQITLRGKTEIEESKKGDREAIIITEIPYQVNKARLIEKIADLVREKKLEGISDIRDESDRQGMRIVIELKRDAISGVVLNNLYATTPLETTFGAVMLAIDGGQPRTLTLKELLDRFIAHRRDVVTRRSRYELKKALARLHIVEGLLVAQDLIDLVVSLIRASKDPDEARWGLMHILSPALYENANFRNLPRIDYAQARAQMELLVSRARAEEPSYAGLEHKYEGAGFSEDQAQNILEMRLQRLTGLQREELFKELLALIRDIARLRDILANERSLLHVIKTELQDIRARYSDKRRTEITGEVSEITSEDLIAEEDMVVTLSHTGYVKRSPLSEYRAQKRGGRGKTGATTKEDDFVTDLFVASTHAYLMPITTKGKLYSLKVHQIPQASRTSRGKAIVNLVQFGEGEKLAQVLVTRDFPENRYVFFVTKRGVVKRTDLSSFANVRASGLIALGIDEGDELVAVKITDGSKDVLLSTAQGMSIRFTEEDVRSMGRQAYGVKGITLEDGDEVVGADVVEKGTTILTVTENGYGKRTEESEYRVQGRGGKGIIDIKTTERNGKVVGLVQVKDGDEVMLVTNGGMLIRMKAKEISVIGRNTQGVRLIALENGTEKVTGISKLPESNESEDADTSAASSDAPVTEDAESSSEAAPSDTESTDAPEGSEPGDGTPEES
- a CDS encoding CHAD domain-containing protein yields the protein MASASKKLARMPAVKGARKLMLQHLEEAEAAVERLPRPDDPEALHDLRVALRHLRTYLAAYRKLFADTVSDKSLETLRELTQLTGPARDAEVQAQWLAEHSRSRRATTSPATHLRTRLTQHHEELLLDIRERFARDFPRLAARLRRQLKRAKASGRRTFGKDTAKRVVRQGHRLRERLDRIEGMADVEGAHASRITAKRVRYLLEPFGKLDGVHDTIQRLKELQDAFGELHDLHVMLETMSDVPESAHASRKRRAGSELAALASTARRRMTRLYAQSEQRWRGAEGAELDEALAQAASTLRKAGR
- a CDS encoding sensor histidine kinase, with translation MGQSSRQGMGSGQGPGDDALVVQLEVAEARLRIVLGLTDGVVFEFDAEGRYVGIWTQSDLLLTLPREQALGRTLMEVHGPQVGAFFMERLRQTLETGQPLRFEYSLEVAGGHRWFSAESMRVPHRTTVAFLVRDITQHKAMEQRLIQADRLAALGTLAAGVAHEVNNPLSYVSSNLNFISENLTAVKRAMSGVDGPLDVTFVERLLGECAEALAEAREGTTRIRHVVGDLKTFAQVETEEGLADVKRALESSLSLVTPELRHRARINRHLEDVPPVRGNESRLGQVFLNLLINAAQAIDSGAPERNQVDVHLRGEGRWVVIEIQDTGHGIPPDLLKLIFDPFFSTRPVGIGTGLGLSICHGIVTALGGEISVESTVGRGTCFRVRLPVGDEDAVSAGTAPM